The following is a genomic window from Chloracidobacterium sp..
GTTCCCTGGCGAATTTTTCATAACTGACCGCGTCGTGCACAACCAGCGCCGGTTTGCCGTTGACAGTGAGAACCATCGGACGCTGCGTTTTCTTCATCCTACGCATAAACTTCGCCGTGTCACGCTTAAACACGCTCAGGCTTTGAATATCTTCGGTTAAATTCATAGCAGTCCTATGGTAACACAGTTGTCAAATGTGGTGTGAATTTAGCAACTATGCAGATTCGGTCTGTTGCCGAGCGTGATACGAACTCCGCGTGAGCGGCGATGATTCGACGTGTTTGAAGCCCATTGCCTCGCCGATGCGTTTCCACTCGGCGAATTCTTCGGGCGTAACATAGCGTTCGACCGGCAGGCGTTTCTCATACGGCTGCAGGTACTGTCCGATCGTCATAATGTCGCACGAAACCCGCCGCAGGTCGCGCATCAGATCGACGACCTCTTCGAAGCCTTCGCCAAGGCCGGCCATAATGCCGCTCTTGGTGAGCA
Proteins encoded in this region:
- a CDS encoding type II toxin-antitoxin system Phd/YefM family antitoxin; translated protein: MNLTEDIQSLSVFKRDTAKFMRRMKKTQRPMVLTVNGKPALVVHDAVSYEKFARERDRLEAIEGIRRGLEDVEAGRVQEAEEFFREFEAKYGIADNE